Proteins from one Bacteroidota bacterium genomic window:
- a CDS encoding YfiR family protein, whose protein sequence is MNILVKYILASGLFLMIFMGKTERVFSQDADYKAYTLFLYNFMKYIEWPNTEGDFVIGVVGDSPIKQELTTLSENKKAKGRKIVVKIILTSEDALSCNMVYIPSSKSSMLKSIFEKTKTKPILIVGEREGLAKKGAAISFVVDDDDALKFDLNKSVMESQSLKVANLLLQLAILVG, encoded by the coding sequence ATGAACATACTGGTAAAATACATTCTCGCATCAGGATTGTTTCTCATGATTTTCATGGGGAAAACGGAGCGTGTATTTTCTCAGGATGCTGATTACAAAGCCTACACGTTGTTCCTCTACAACTTTATGAAGTATATTGAGTGGCCCAATACGGAAGGAGATTTTGTAATTGGCGTGGTGGGCGATTCTCCTATCAAGCAGGAGTTGACAACTCTTTCTGAAAACAAAAAAGCGAAGGGAAGAAAAATAGTTGTGAAAATAATTTTAACTTCTGAAGACGCGCTTTCCTGCAATATGGTTTATATTCCTTCTTCAAAAAGCTCTATGCTGAAATCTATATTTGAAAAAACAAAAACAAAGCCCATACTGATTGTCGGAGAGCGGGAAGGACTTGCCAAAAAAGGTGCGGCTATCAGTTTTGTAGTGGACGATGATGATGCGCTGAAATTCGACCTCAACAAATCCGTTATGGAATCTCAGAGTTTGAAAGTAGCCAATCTGCTGCTGCAACTGGCGATACTGGTGGGATGA